CCTGCCCAAGAATGTCCCACAGCGCGAGGTCAATGGCGCTGATGGCCCGCAGTTCCGTCCCGCGAGACCCAAACGCGCTCGCGCGCTCGTAGAGGAAGCGCCAGTGATTCTCGATGGACAGCGGGTCTGCGCCGAGAAGCCGGCGGCCCATCCAATCGTGAATCATCGCGGCCACTGCGTGCGGCGCGTAGTAAGTCTCACCGTGGCCGATGAACCCGGCGTCCGTGTGCACGCGCACGAGCAGCAGGCCGGGCATGATGTCGTCGGGAATGACCGTCTCGATGGCGGTGATCTTGATGCCCGAGCTGGTGGGCACGAGCTTCGGCTGCGGTGAGATGGCGCGCGCGGCGGGCTTCGCGGGTTTCTTCATGTCGGTGCGTGATTGAGTCGTTTCGAAGGGACGAGCGCAAGTCCGGAGCGAACAGCCAGAACATCAGTCCGGTTGGCGGCAGTTGGACCACGACCGTCGCCGACGGCACGCCGCTCAACATCACCGCCACGTCCGGCACGCCCGCGACCAACGCCTAGTTCGTGAGCCTGACCAACATCGTCCTCGCCGCCAGCGCCACCGACGCCGACGGCATCTTCGCCGTCGAGTTCTACGAGGGCACCAACACGCTCGCGCAGATTCTCACGCCTCCCTACACCTTCACCTGGACCAACCCGCCACCGGGCGCACCCACACCGTCGCGCCCACCAACCGCCGCTACTTCCGCTACTCGGTGTGGTGACGAGCTCACGATGACTTGCACGGCCCGCCTGTGCGTCCGACTTGGCAATGAAACCACCGTCGCTCGGACTCCTCGCTGCGCTCTTGTTCGTCCCACCAATTCCCGCCGCCACGCTCCACGTCCCGTCGCGGCACATGCGCATTCAGGCCGCCGTGGACGCTGCGAAGTCCGGCGACACCGTTTTGGTCGCGGCGGGCACGTATCACGAGCGTGTCACGCTGAAGGCCGGCGTCACCTTGCGCAGTGCGGGCGACGACGCGCCCGGCAAAATCGGCCTCGCGCGGGCGGAGGCCACGGTCATCGATGGCGGCGGCACGCCCGAGCCGCGCGCAGGCGTGGAGATGGCGGCGGGCGCGGTGCTCGACGGCTTCACCGTCGCAAACGTCGGGCGCTACGACGACGCGGCGTGGCAGCGGCATTTCGCCACGCGTGGCAACGAGCAGGCGCACGAGCATATCGGCGCGCCGGGCGTCGCGGGCGTGAGCGTGCGTGGCGTGAATTGCGAGGTGCGGAATAACATCGTGCGCCATACCGGCTACACGGGAATTGCCATCACCGGCGTCGCCGGCGCGCAGACTTCGCCGCTCATCGTCAGCAACATCTGCCATCGCAACATGGGCGGCGGCATCGGGTCGATGAACGGCTCGACGGCGGTCATCCGCGGCAACACCTGCTTCGAGAATTTCTACGCCGGCATCGGGCACGAGAACGCCAGCCCGCTGGTCGAGTCGAACCGCTGCTTTGGCAACATCCGCGCGGGCATCGGCATCAGCGAGGGCGCGTCACCGACGGTCCGGTTCAACCTTTGCCACGACAACCGCCGTGCGGGCATCGGCATCCGCACCGGCGAGAACACGCGGCCCATCGTCGAGCGCAATGACTGCTTCACCAATGGAATGGCCGGCATCGGCGTCGAGGAGTCGGCCGCGCCGGAGCTGCGTTTCAACCGTTGCCACGGGAACGCCGCGGCGGGCATCGGCGCGCGCGACCACGCGCGTCCGCTCATCTTCGGCAACGAGTGCGTGGGCAACGCCGACGCGGGCATCGGCCTGATGACCGGGCACGGCACGCAGGTCATCAGCAACCTGTGCCGGTTGAACAAGTCCGCCGGCATCGGCCTCGCGGGCGACGGCACGAACACCGCGACACTCCGCGGCAACCGGCTGCTTGAAAATGCGGCGGTCGCGCTCGGCGTGAACGCGGGGTGGAACATCGCGGCCACGGGCAACGAACTGGCCCGCAGCGAGGGATTGCCGCCGCTCGTGATGATCGCGGCGGGCGCGACGGCAAACTTCACGAATAACGTGCTGCGCGGCGGCGGCGTGGCCGGGTTGCGTCTGGCAGGACGGGTGCGCGCGGAGGGCAACGAATTTACCCGCACGCCGCGCAAGGGCGGCCCGCCGGGACAGGCGGTGTGGGCGTTGTCCGGCGCGAGTGTTGAGTTGGCTGGCAATCGTTTCACCGGCTGGCGCTGCGCGCTCGCAGCCGAGAACGCCACCGTCGTGGCCCGGCGAAACGTGGTGAAGGATGCGGTGGGTGTGGCGTTCCGCGTCAGGAAGCCAGCCGCTCCGCCGCAAGTCAGCGACAACGAAATCTCCGGAGCGAACGTGCGGGAGTTGGAGGTGGATGGGAAGTGAACTCCGCAGTCGAGGGGCATTCTTCAGGCTGCCAGTTCTTCCGAGCCCGCCCGGGTCGCCCGAACGGGCGCAGCGCGAGACTTGAGTCGCAGCGGCTCGAATCGACGGGGCCTTCACAGGTGGCGCACAGGTCCCAGTAGCGCTGCCGCCGCTTCGCTTGGTTGGAGACCGCTGCAAAACCCATCTCGCGTCGGTGTTGTGTCCTGCCTGTGGCAGGACTTTCGGAGAAATCTGGCATGCTCCGCCGAGGCGCATGCCTTGACGCTACACGTTTTGCAGAGATCTCAGTTGGGCATTGCCTGGCGGCTCCCTCGACTCTCTACTTTGTCCGTGAGCCAACGCGTCCTTTCGCTCCTGCCGGCGGCTACGGAGATTGTTTGTGCGCTGGGGGCGCGCGACCGGCTCGTCGGGAGGTCGCACGAATGTGATTTCCCCGCGGGGGTGCGCACCTTGCCGAGTTGCACGAACCCGCGGTTCGATGTGGCGGGCGCGAGCGGGGAGATTCACCGGCAAGTCACGGCCCAGTTCAAGGCGTCCAGCGGCCCGCTGTATTCCCTCAACTCGCCGCTCATTCGCGACCTCTGCCCCGACGTGATTCTCACGCAGGCGCAGTGCGAGGTCTGCGCGGTGAGCCTTGCCGAGGTCGGGCAGGTTGCGGCGAAGTTGTTTCGCCCGCCGAAGATTGTCGCACTCTCGCCGGTGCGTCTCGCGGATTTGTGGTCGGACTTCACGAGCATCGCCGCGTCGCTCGCGCTTGAGGATCGGGCGAAGGAAACCGTGCGCGCCCTCAAGAACCGCTGCGTGGACATCCTGATGAAGACGGCGCTGATGACGAACCGGCCGACGGTGGCGTGCGTCGAGTGGCTCGACCCGTTGATGGCCTCGGGGAACTGGGTGCCTGAACTCGTCGTGTTCGCGGGTGGTGTCAATCTCTTTGGCAAGGCCGGCGAGCACTCGTCGTGGATGAAGTGGGAGGAGATCGTGGCGCGCAATCCCGACGTGCTGGTTTTGATGCCATGCGGTTTCGACATCGCGCGGACGCGTCGTGAACTCGGTGCACTCGCGTCGCGTCCTGGCTGGAAGCAGTTGCGTGCAGTGAAGTCCAGCCGGGTCGTGATCGCGGATGGGGGCCAGTTTTTCAACCGCCCAGGTCCGCGGCTCGTGAACTCACTGGAAATCCTCGCCGAGGTGTTGCATCCGGGAGTTTTTCCGTTCGGCTACGAGGGCAGGGGTTGGGAGTTTGCACGCATGTAGTGGCGCGGGCGCGCCTGCGCCGCGCTGCATGCTTGCCAAACCGCCAAGGCGCCCGTTGAATCGCTCCATGCCAATGAACTGCCCCGGAATGGTGCGCGCCGCGTCGTGCGCTGCCGCGATGTTCTCGCTCGCGGGCTTCGCGCAAGTCTTCAATACCGGCGCGCCGGTCAAGATCGAGGGGCAGGTCGCGTTCGTCGAGGGGCCGGCTTTTCATGCGGATGGCTCGGTGTATTTCAGCGACGTGGAGAACAACCGCATCATGCGCCGCCGGCTGGACGGTTCGTTCGAGGTGTGGCGCCAGCCGTCGGGACGCGCGAACGGGTTGCTGTTCGATCACGAAGGCCGGCTCGTCGCGTGCGAGGGCGCGGCGTTCGGCGGCAACCGTCGCGTCACGCGCACCGAGGCTGACGGCAGAATCACGGTGCTCGCGGACAGCTTCGACGGCAAGCCGCTCAACTCCCCGAACGACCTGACCATTGACTCGCGGGGCCGCATCTATTTCACGGACCCGCGT
The genomic region above belongs to Verrucomicrobiota bacterium and contains:
- a CDS encoding mandelate racemase/muconate lactonizing enzyme family protein is translated as MKITAIETVIPDDIMPGLLLVRVHTDAGFIGHGETYYAPHAVAAMIHDWMGRRLLGADPLSIENHWRFLYERASAFGSRGTELRAISAIDLALWDILGQ
- a CDS encoding cobalamin-binding protein, with the translated sequence MSVSQRVLSLLPAATEIVCALGARDRLVGRSHECDFPAGVRTLPSCTNPRFDVAGASGEIHRQVTAQFKASSGPLYSLNSPLIRDLCPDVILTQAQCEVCAVSLAEVGQVAAKLFRPPKIVALSPVRLADLWSDFTSIAASLALEDRAKETVRALKNRCVDILMKTALMTNRPTVACVEWLDPLMASGNWVPELVVFAGGVNLFGKAGEHSSWMKWEEIVARNPDVLVLMPCGFDIARTRRELGALASRPGWKQLRAVKSSRVVIADGGQFFNRPGPRLVNSLEILAEVLHPGVFPFGYEGRGWEFARM
- a CDS encoding right-handed parallel beta-helix repeat-containing protein translates to MKPPSLGLLAALLFVPPIPAATLHVPSRHMRIQAAVDAAKSGDTVLVAAGTYHERVTLKAGVTLRSAGDDAPGKIGLARAEATVIDGGGTPEPRAGVEMAAGAVLDGFTVANVGRYDDAAWQRHFATRGNEQAHEHIGAPGVAGVSVRGVNCEVRNNIVRHTGYTGIAITGVAGAQTSPLIVSNICHRNMGGGIGSMNGSTAVIRGNTCFENFYAGIGHENASPLVESNRCFGNIRAGIGISEGASPTVRFNLCHDNRRAGIGIRTGENTRPIVERNDCFTNGMAGIGVEESAAPELRFNRCHGNAAAGIGARDHARPLIFGNECVGNADAGIGLMTGHGTQVISNLCRLNKSAGIGLAGDGTNTATLRGNRLLENAAVALGVNAGWNIAATGNELARSEGLPPLVMIAAGATANFTNNVLRGGGVAGLRLAGRVRAEGNEFTRTPRKGGPPGQAVWALSGASVELAGNRFTGWRCALAAENATVVARRNVVKDAVGVAFRVRKPAAPPQVSDNEISGANVRELEVDGK